One region of Natrinema salaciae genomic DNA includes:
- a CDS encoding acetamidase/formamidase family protein — protein MAQQEIEQELSVDQYTLGLVGPDQEWAGTVADGGTIETYTPPGCWGPMITPEFRGGHEVTRPIRVEGASVGDAVALHIRDVDVTSMATSTGSMAEREGAFGDDPFVDHRCPECGTEWPETVVEGTGPESITCAECGANASSFGFEYGYTVAFDDDHTVGITLDEDGAHELAEDADEVMDIPDHSRQHPILLYEPGEMPGTLGRLRPFIGNVGTTPPVTMPDSHNAGDFGQYLIGAEHDYGVESEADLEARTDGHMDVPQVRPGATLICPVKVDGAGVYVGDLHANQGDGELSLHTTDVSGTVRMDVEVIEGLELDGPVLLPNEADLPFISSPYSDEEREAGRALGAEHGVDVETEMGPIQVIGSGATVNDATQNAFDRATKLLDMSEGEVRSRCTFTGGVQIGRLPGVVQLDVLAPMAVLEERGIDHLVREQYDL, from the coding sequence ATGGCACAACAAGAAATCGAACAGGAGTTGTCCGTCGACCAGTACACGCTCGGACTCGTCGGCCCCGATCAGGAGTGGGCGGGGACCGTCGCTGACGGCGGGACGATCGAGACGTACACGCCGCCGGGCTGTTGGGGTCCGATGATCACGCCCGAGTTCCGCGGCGGCCACGAGGTGACCCGGCCGATCCGCGTCGAGGGGGCCTCGGTCGGCGACGCCGTCGCGCTCCACATCCGGGACGTCGACGTGACGAGCATGGCGACGAGCACGGGGTCGATGGCCGAACGCGAGGGGGCTTTCGGTGACGACCCGTTCGTCGATCACCGCTGTCCGGAGTGTGGCACCGAGTGGCCGGAGACGGTCGTCGAGGGCACGGGTCCGGAATCGATCACGTGCGCCGAGTGCGGCGCGAACGCCTCCTCTTTCGGCTTCGAGTACGGCTACACCGTCGCCTTCGACGACGATCACACGGTCGGGATCACGCTCGACGAGGACGGTGCGCACGAACTCGCCGAAGACGCCGACGAGGTGATGGACATCCCCGACCACTCGCGCCAGCACCCCATCCTGCTGTACGAACCCGGCGAGATGCCCGGCACGCTGGGGCGGCTGCGTCCGTTCATCGGAAACGTCGGGACGACACCGCCGGTCACGATGCCCGACTCGCACAACGCCGGCGACTTCGGCCAGTACCTCATTGGGGCCGAACACGACTACGGCGTCGAGAGTGAGGCCGACCTCGAGGCCCGAACCGACGGCCACATGGACGTCCCGCAGGTCCGGCCGGGCGCGACGCTCATCTGCCCGGTCAAGGTCGACGGGGCCGGCGTCTACGTCGGCGACCTGCACGCCAACCAGGGCGACGGCGAACTCTCCCTGCACACGACCGACGTGAGCGGCACCGTCCGGATGGACGTCGAGGTCATCGAGGGGCTCGAGCTCGACGGGCCGGTCCTCCTGCCGAACGAAGCGGACCTGCCTTTCATCAGCAGCCCCTACAGCGACGAGGAGCGCGAGGCGGGGCGCGCCCTCGGCGCGGAACACGGCGTCGACGTCGAAACGGAGATGGGACCGATCCAGGTCATCGGCTCCGGCGCGACGGTCAACGACGCGACGCAGAACGCGTTCGACCGCGCCACGAAACTGCTCGACATGAGCGAGGGCGAGGTCCGCTCTCGGTGTACGTTCACCGGCGGCGTCCAGATCGGTCGGCTCCCCGGCGTCGTCCAGCTCGACGTGCTCGCGCCGATGGCCGTGCTCGAGGAACGTGGCATCGACCACCTGGTGCGCGAGCAGTACGATCTGTAA
- a CDS encoding DUF7576 family protein, producing MTDSTDEDSPECRTCGDPVGPASEQRVVTTVEDGAAVYRYFCTDDCREQWESSNSA from the coding sequence ATGACTGATTCGACGGACGAGGACTCACCGGAATGTCGAACGTGCGGCGACCCCGTTGGACCGGCTTCCGAACAGCGCGTCGTGACGACAGTCGAAGACGGGGCGGCCGTCTACCGCTATTTCTGTACCGACGACTGCCGCGAGCAGTGGGAGTCGTCGAACTCCGCCTGA
- a CDS encoding dienelactone hydrolase family protein — protein sequence MTPDGTHTVTEIPVDEVTLEGELVVPPESTGLVVFAHGSGSSRHSPRNNFVAERLRERGLATLLFDLLTEVEDRHRENRFDIPRLTDRLVATTEWVRERPETSTHSIGYFGSSTGAAAALRGAARPETAIDAVVSRGGRVDMAADIVDDVTAPTLLVVGGEDESVRKLNREIYEALAVERDLRIVEGAGHLFDGPGELETVADHAADWFTTHLE from the coding sequence ATGACGCCCGACGGGACCCACACCGTGACCGAGATCCCCGTCGACGAGGTGACGCTCGAGGGCGAACTCGTCGTGCCGCCGGAATCGACCGGGCTCGTCGTCTTCGCCCACGGGAGCGGGAGCAGTCGGCACAGTCCGCGAAACAACTTCGTCGCCGAGCGGCTCCGCGAGCGCGGGCTCGCCACGCTCCTGTTCGATTTACTGACCGAGGTCGAGGATCGGCATCGGGAGAACCGGTTCGACATCCCGCGCTTGACCGACCGCCTCGTCGCGACGACCGAGTGGGTCCGCGAGCGGCCGGAGACGAGCACGCACTCGATCGGCTACTTCGGCTCCAGTACGGGTGCCGCGGCAGCCCTCCGCGGTGCGGCCCGGCCGGAAACGGCGATCGACGCGGTGGTCTCGCGCGGCGGCCGGGTCGACATGGCGGCCGATATCGTCGACGACGTGACCGCGCCGACGCTGCTCGTCGTCGGCGGCGAGGACGAGTCGGTCCGGAAACTGAACCGAGAGATCTACGAGGCGCTCGCCGTCGAGCGGGACCTCCGAATCGTCGAGGGCGCGGGCCACCTCTTCGACGGACCGGGCGAACTCGAGACGGTCGCCGACCACGCCGCGGACTGGTTCACGACGCATCTCGAGTGA
- a CDS encoding helix-turn-helix domain-containing protein — translation MATEATFTIPSDQFPLGSVFEQLPGVTVELERIIPARDVVVPYFWVRGTVVDDIESAFTDHPGVRNIKFVDSVADEYLLRVEWALEHDGVLSTLTETKVPLVKAVGTSQQWTFDVRGDARSDIAAFQNRCRELDIPITLTKLNALTPIGTDTGAALTEPQREALVLAHDRGYFNSPRDVTMGELGDELGITQQAVASRLRRGIDRVLRSTLPELSGSSQQPS, via the coding sequence ATGGCTACCGAGGCGACGTTCACGATACCGTCCGACCAGTTCCCGCTCGGGAGCGTGTTCGAACAGTTGCCGGGCGTGACCGTCGAACTCGAGCGGATAATTCCGGCACGGGACGTGGTAGTGCCGTACTTCTGGGTTCGAGGGACCGTGGTCGACGACATCGAGAGCGCGTTCACCGATCACCCGGGTGTACGGAATATCAAATTCGTCGATTCCGTCGCGGACGAGTATCTGTTGCGCGTCGAGTGGGCGCTGGAGCACGACGGCGTGTTGAGCACGCTGACCGAGACGAAGGTTCCGCTCGTCAAAGCGGTCGGCACGAGTCAGCAGTGGACGTTCGACGTTCGCGGGGACGCTCGAAGCGACATCGCCGCCTTTCAAAATCGCTGCCGAGAGCTGGACATTCCGATCACGCTGACGAAACTCAACGCGCTCACGCCGATCGGGACGGATACCGGAGCCGCGCTGACCGAACCCCAGCGGGAGGCGCTGGTACTCGCCCACGATCGCGGCTACTTCAATTCGCCGCGTGACGTGACGATGGGAGAGCTCGGCGACGAGCTCGGGATCACACAGCAGGCGGTGGCGTCTCGGCTCCGACGCGGTATCGATCGCGTGCTCCGGAGTACGCTCCCGGAACTGTCGGGCTCGAGTCAACAACCCTCTTAA